In Candidatus Roseilinea sp., one DNA window encodes the following:
- a CDS encoding drug:proton antiporter has translation MHDVAIIGAGPGGSATAHYLAQHGVDVLLIDKADFPRDKTCGDGLTPRAVSVLQDMGLVEDLRRVGHVIRRFEVFAPNGRATGDAVVLHNGMPDYALVVPRLILDDHIRRRAMQSGARFEPRVHVNAARVEELNGGEHIEIAGERDGRRISLRARLAVIATGANTGLLLRAGILRAQPRVIVAARAYFEQVGGLTDAWTLRFDGAPLPGYGWVFPIAADAANIGVGYFKHDRKASAMGFFESFRRSPAMQRLLAGAKQAGPIRGYPLREDFLTSPTFSRRILLVGEAAGLVNPLTGEGIDYALESGRIAADHAYAMLESGDFSPQRHTAYDRALRERFQALFEFCVWVRTWCRHPLALDVLVAMANRRDDLRRKLMSVVLGGASIRSKPTTSRVIRALVRRS, from the coding sequence ATGCATGACGTAGCGATCATCGGCGCCGGCCCGGGCGGTTCGGCCACGGCGCATTACCTGGCGCAGCACGGAGTAGACGTATTGCTGATAGACAAGGCCGACTTCCCGCGCGACAAAACCTGCGGCGACGGATTGACGCCGCGCGCCGTGAGCGTGCTGCAAGACATGGGGCTGGTCGAGGACCTCCGCCGCGTCGGCCATGTCATCCGGCGCTTCGAGGTATTCGCGCCGAACGGCCGTGCCACCGGCGACGCTGTGGTTCTGCACAACGGCATGCCCGACTATGCCCTGGTCGTGCCTCGCTTGATCCTGGACGATCATATTCGTCGGCGCGCCATGCAGAGCGGCGCGCGCTTCGAGCCGCGCGTGCACGTGAACGCCGCGCGCGTCGAAGAGCTGAACGGCGGAGAACATATCGAGATCGCGGGCGAACGCGACGGGCGTCGCATTTCTTTGCGGGCGCGCCTGGCGGTGATCGCGACCGGCGCGAACACTGGCCTGTTGTTGCGCGCCGGCATTTTGCGCGCCCAGCCCAGGGTCATCGTTGCCGCGCGCGCCTACTTCGAGCAGGTGGGCGGATTGACGGACGCCTGGACGCTGCGCTTCGACGGCGCGCCGTTGCCGGGTTACGGCTGGGTGTTCCCCATCGCTGCAGACGCAGCCAACATCGGCGTCGGATACTTCAAACACGACCGCAAGGCATCCGCTATGGGCTTCTTCGAATCGTTTCGCCGGTCGCCGGCAATGCAGCGATTGCTGGCAGGCGCAAAGCAGGCAGGCCCGATTCGGGGCTACCCGCTGCGCGAAGACTTTCTGACATCGCCCACCTTCAGCCGGCGCATCTTACTGGTCGGCGAAGCAGCCGGGCTGGTCAACCCACTCACCGGCGAAGGCATTGACTACGCGCTGGAATCGGGACGCATCGCTGCCGACCACGCCTACGCCATGCTCGAAAGCGGCGACTTCTCACCGCAACGACATACAGCATACGACCGGGCGCTGCGTGAGCGCTTCCAGGCGTTGTTCGAATTCTGCGTATGGGTGCGCACGTGGTGTCGGCATCCGCTCGCGCTCGACGTGCTGGTGGCCATGGCGAACCGGCGCGACGATCTACGCCGGAAGTTAATGAGCGTCGTGCTGGGTGGCGCGTCCATCCGAAGCAAACCGACCACGAGCCGCGTGATTCGGGCGCTGGTCAGGCGGAGCTGA
- a CDS encoding homocysteine S-methyltransferase, with protein MGTELTRRGVDTTLPLWSAIALDAAPEVVAQIHRDYLDAGAHVITTNTFRTNVRALAKAGIAHRARELTFRAVELARQAVAQWRQGDKGTGGQGERLLVSWSPGLPVRVAGSIAPVEDCYSPELVPSDAELAEEHAILARNLADAGVDLILVETQNTVREAVAAARAARATGKPLWVSFTLDDGNRLLSGESLPDAVRAVLPFAPEAILVNCIPVKQVASALTLLRQAAPSHIAIGAYGNVGHVDEIVGWTLTNAVSPEAYAEAAREWRDLGATIIGGCCGTTPEHIAALRDIDRHRP; from the coding sequence ATGGGCACGGAGCTGACGCGGCGTGGCGTGGACACGACTTTGCCGCTGTGGTCGGCCATCGCGCTCGACGCCGCGCCGGAGGTCGTCGCGCAAATCCACCGTGATTACTTGGACGCCGGTGCACACGTCATCACCACGAATACCTTTCGCACCAACGTGCGCGCGCTGGCCAAAGCCGGCATCGCACACCGTGCGCGCGAGCTGACCTTTCGTGCGGTCGAGCTGGCGCGGCAGGCTGTCGCTCAATGGAGACAAGGGGACAAGGGGACGGGAGGACAGGGGGAGCGTCTCCTGGTCTCCTGGTCTCCCGGTCTCCCTGTCCGAGTCGCCGGCAGCATCGCCCCCGTCGAGGATTGCTACTCGCCGGAGCTGGTTCCGAGCGACGCCGAATTGGCCGAGGAGCATGCCATCCTCGCGCGCAACCTGGCCGATGCCGGCGTGGACTTGATCCTGGTCGAGACGCAGAACACAGTTCGCGAGGCGGTCGCCGCTGCGCGCGCCGCGCGTGCTACGGGCAAGCCATTGTGGGTGAGCTTCACGCTGGACGACGGGAATCGCTTGCTGAGCGGCGAGTCGCTGCCCGACGCCGTTCGCGCCGTGCTGCCGTTCGCGCCAGAAGCAATCCTGGTCAACTGCATTCCGGTGAAGCAGGTGGCTTCGGCGCTGACGCTCCTGCGCCAGGCCGCGCCATCTCACATTGCCATCGGCGCGTATGGCAACGTCGGCCATGTGGATGAGATAGTCGGCTGGACGCTGACGAACGCGGTTTCGCCGGAAGCGTATGCGGAGGCGGCCCGCGAGTGGCGCGACCTCGGCGCGACGATCATCGGCGGCTGTTGCGGCACGACACCGGAGCACATCGCGGCGCTGCGCGACATAGACCGACATAGACCCTGA
- a CDS encoding cupin, whose product MAFMTTLNHTIHRTIQTIVARGGEAYQVMADQVIIKIPGEATNGAYTVVEVISPPGGGPPALHTHQPQETFYILEGVATFETLHGGELVKIEAKPGDIVHIPGMTPHTYRNYGSQPLHFITLISPAGMDRFFAELGVHITDPANPPRPSGPPDMARVLRIAAKHGIEFVGPRPDAAP is encoded by the coding sequence ATGGCGTTCATGACAACTCTCAATCACACGATTCATCGGACGATTCAAACCATCGTGGCAAGAGGGGGCGAGGCGTATCAGGTGATGGCCGATCAAGTCATCATCAAGATCCCCGGCGAGGCAACCAACGGCGCATACACGGTCGTTGAGGTGATCAGCCCGCCCGGCGGCGGCCCGCCCGCGCTGCATACGCACCAACCGCAGGAGACGTTTTACATCCTCGAAGGTGTCGCAACATTCGAGACGCTGCACGGCGGCGAGCTGGTGAAGATCGAAGCCAAGCCCGGCGACATCGTGCACATCCCCGGCATGACGCCGCATACCTATCGCAACTACGGCAGCCAGCCCCTGCACTTCATCACCCTGATCTCGCCAGCGGGCATGGACCGATTCTTCGCCGAACTGGGTGTGCATATCACCGATCCGGCCAATCCACCCCGACCATCCGGCCCACCCGACATGGCGCGCGTGTTGCGCATCGCTGCGAAGCACGGGATCGAGTTCGTCGGCCCGCGCCCAGATGCAGCGCCCTAG
- a CDS encoding amidase, which translates to MIACMARTLASTLTGLAATQLAELIARGEVSSAEVVRAHIARIEEVNPTINAVVVRRFDLALREANAADARRARGEPMPPLHGVPITIKECLDLVGTPSTFGMPSRRDDAPQANDPYVRRLIECGAIVLGKTNVPQALIYNESSNALYGRTNNPWDVTRTPGGSSGGEGAIIAAGGSPLGLGTDIGGSLRLPAHFCGIVSLKPTPPRTHDYSRFSELAFEFGPITSVVGPMARDVADLALALRLIGALPHPRLPSPQPLGDPDAVDVSKLRVGFFTCDGLMRPSPAVARAVREAAATLRAAGAQVTEWEPPDLRQAEALYVRMLTANGAPVFRAALAHDKPEPQLALLYWLAQRSPQTVRRIRRMLAALRQANFARQLDNIGFSAEDIPRLANEAEAYRCAFAAALDRADGGPLDLVLSPPCFSPAWPHGASRELITGGAYCIVYNLIGYPAGVVPVTRVRPDEALARPRSPDVVSMAARRVDLGSTGLPVGVQVAARPWQEHVALAAMKVIQDEARKREDYPDTPAMIKV; encoded by the coding sequence ATGATTGCTTGTATGGCGCGCACACTGGCCAGCACACTCACCGGTCTCGCTGCGACCCAACTGGCGGAATTGATCGCGCGCGGCGAGGTTTCCTCTGCCGAGGTCGTCCGGGCGCACATCGCCCGCATCGAGGAAGTCAACCCCACGATCAACGCCGTCGTCGTCCGGCGATTCGACCTGGCGCTGCGCGAGGCGAACGCAGCCGACGCCCGACGCGCGCGCGGCGAGCCGATGCCTCCCCTACACGGCGTGCCGATCACCATCAAGGAGTGTCTGGATCTCGTGGGCACGCCGAGCACATTCGGGATGCCCTCGCGGCGCGATGATGCGCCACAAGCCAACGATCCCTACGTCCGGCGCCTGATCGAGTGTGGTGCGATCGTGCTCGGCAAGACCAATGTGCCGCAGGCGTTGATCTACAACGAAAGTAGCAATGCACTCTACGGCCGGACAAACAATCCCTGGGATGTGACGCGCACGCCCGGCGGCAGCAGCGGCGGTGAAGGCGCGATCATCGCTGCCGGCGGCTCGCCCCTCGGCCTGGGCACCGACATCGGCGGTAGCCTGCGCCTGCCAGCCCACTTCTGCGGCATCGTCAGCCTCAAGCCCACGCCGCCGCGCACACACGACTACAGCCGGTTCTCCGAGCTCGCGTTCGAGTTCGGGCCAATCACTTCCGTCGTCGGACCGATGGCGCGCGACGTCGCCGATCTCGCCTTGGCGCTGCGGTTGATCGGCGCTCTGCCTCACCCACGTCTGCCATCGCCGCAGCCGTTGGGCGACCCGGACGCGGTTGACGTGTCGAAGTTGCGAGTGGGATTCTTCACCTGCGACGGGTTGATGCGGCCGTCTCCCGCCGTCGCGCGCGCCGTGCGCGAGGCGGCGGCAACGCTGCGCGCTGCCGGCGCGCAGGTCACCGAATGGGAGCCACCCGACCTGCGCCAGGCCGAAGCCCTCTATGTGCGCATGCTCACCGCCAATGGCGCGCCGGTCTTTCGCGCTGCCCTAGCGCACGACAAGCCCGAGCCTCAGCTCGCTTTGCTTTACTGGCTCGCGCAACGCTCGCCGCAAACGGTGCGGCGCATCCGGCGCATGCTCGCCGCACTGCGCCAGGCGAACTTCGCTCGGCAACTCGACAACATCGGCTTCTCGGCTGAGGATATACCGCGGCTCGCTAACGAAGCCGAGGCCTATCGTTGTGCCTTCGCAGCGGCGCTGGATCGCGCCGATGGCGGGCCGCTGGACCTCGTGCTCAGTCCGCCCTGCTTCTCCCCTGCCTGGCCTCACGGCGCCAGCCGAGAGCTGATCACCGGCGGCGCGTATTGCATCGTCTATAACCTGATCGGCTATCCGGCCGGCGTCGTTCCGGTGACGCGCGTGCGGCCCGACGAGGCGCTCGCGCGGCCGCGTTCGCCGGACGTGGTGAGCATGGCAGCGCGCAGGGTAGACCTTGGCAGCACCGGTTTGCCGGTGGGCGTGCAGGTGGCCGCCCGGCCGTGGCAGGAGCATGTCGCGCTGGCAGCGATGAAGGTCATCCAAGACGAGGCGCGCAAGCGAGAGGATTATCCAGACACACCTGCGATGATCAAGGTGTGA
- a CDS encoding enoyl-[acyl-carrier-protein] reductase [NADH]: MGLLTGKTALIFGVANDHSIAWGIAKAFHREGATLGFSYAGEKLERRVRPLAESLGSDWIEPCDVSKDEDIVTVMEKAKARFGTIDVLVHSIAFAHRDDLTGPYLNVSRQGFMTAMDISVYSFTALARAAAPLMRPNGALLTMTYIGSQRAVPHYNVMGVAKAALEASVRYLAADLGADERRIRVNAISAGPIRTLAVAGIAGSRALINEFGKVSLLRRNITIEDVGNAAAYLCSDLAAGVTGEVHYVDAGFNVGFPLGGDDTGG; the protein is encoded by the coding sequence ATGGGACTACTCACCGGCAAGACCGCGCTGATCTTCGGCGTCGCCAACGACCACAGCATTGCCTGGGGCATTGCGAAGGCCTTCCATCGCGAGGGCGCGACGCTCGGCTTCAGCTATGCAGGGGAGAAACTCGAACGGCGCGTGCGCCCGCTGGCCGAATCCCTCGGTTCCGACTGGATCGAGCCCTGCGACGTGAGCAAGGACGAGGACATCGTGACGGTGATGGAAAAGGCCAAAGCGCGCTTCGGCACGATTGACGTCCTGGTGCATTCGATCGCCTTCGCCCACCGTGACGACCTGACCGGCCCTTACCTCAACGTCTCCCGCCAGGGCTTCATGACCGCTATGGACATCAGCGTGTATTCGTTCACGGCGCTGGCCCGCGCCGCCGCGCCGCTCATGCGGCCAAACGGTGCGCTGCTGACAATGACCTACATCGGCTCGCAGCGCGCCGTGCCGCACTACAACGTGATGGGGGTGGCCAAGGCCGCCCTAGAGGCGAGCGTGCGTTACCTGGCTGCCGATCTCGGCGCCGATGAGCGGCGCATCCGCGTCAATGCGATCTCTGCCGGACCGATTCGCACGCTGGCTGTGGCTGGCATCGCCGGCTCGCGCGCGCTCATCAACGAGTTCGGCAAGGTCAGCCTGTTGCGCCGCAACATCACCATCGAGGACGTCGGCAACGCGGCGGCTTACCTGTGCTCTGACCTCGCCGCCGGCGTCACCGGCGAGGTGCACTACGTGGACGCCGGCTTCAACGTCGGCTTCCCGCTGGGTGGCGACGACACCGGCGGATGA
- the pheT gene encoding phenylalanine--tRNA ligase beta subunit, whose protein sequence is MRVPISWLREYVEITLPIEQLAEKLTLAGFEVEHIEYVGLPGSELPWDRDKIFVGQLLKVERHPNADRLLLATVDYGAGQPITVVTGAPNIRPGDSGQKVVLALKGARLYDGHKEGKVIMTLKEVTLRGIKNDSMVCSEKELGLSDEHEGILILPDDAPVGAPLADYLGDAVLEIAVLPSTARAASIIGVAREVAALTGQTVRYPPMDFVADGEPIERELRIEIRDSRLNPRFTAGIIKGVTISSSPFWMQRRLALCGMRPINNIVDISNYVMLEFGQPTHAFDLDAVRVGPSGIRTIITRLAQAGETLTTLDGQVRVPQPTDILVCDEVGPLSLAGVMGGSDSEVKDTTRNVLFEVASWDNISIRRTARHHNLHSEASYRFSRGVHPALAMVAQRRGLHLLQKHAGGVICRGILDAYPSPAQPVTVALNPGRVNSLLGVEIPAEEMVRILRALEFTVKNADPSHSPFLTVIAPDHRLDIEGEHDLIEEIARIYGYDRIPETLIADELPPTRGNPELDFEERVRDLLVGAGLQEIVTYRLTTPEQEARTYAPGAPSDSRPYVTLANPINPERTVMRHTLVSGALETLVANLRHHARVALFEIGAVFLPRGDGRLPEEQARLVIAMSGARVEPSWRAGKADDLPHMDFYDLKGVVESLLNGLHLGEVSYEATTHPTYYPGRTAAVRACDPQQTMLGLFGELHPRVREMWALPADRPVLIADFDLEALRRAVAKDYVVRDVPRFPATIEDLAIVVNEDVPAATVAQVIRQAGGALLRDVRLFDVYRSEQIGAGKKSLAYSLTYQAEDRTLTDKDVEKLRAKIIRAVEGQLGATVRR, encoded by the coding sequence ATGCGCGTTCCAATCTCCTGGTTGCGAGAATACGTCGAAATCACGCTGCCTATCGAGCAACTGGCCGAAAAGTTGACCCTGGCTGGCTTCGAGGTCGAGCACATCGAGTATGTCGGGTTGCCTGGCAGCGAGCTGCCGTGGGATCGCGACAAGATCTTCGTCGGCCAATTGCTCAAGGTCGAACGCCATCCCAATGCAGATCGCCTGCTGTTGGCCACGGTGGACTATGGTGCAGGCCAGCCGATTACGGTCGTCACCGGCGCACCGAACATCCGGCCCGGCGACAGTGGGCAGAAGGTCGTGCTGGCACTGAAAGGCGCGCGGTTGTACGACGGTCACAAAGAGGGCAAGGTCATCATGACCTTGAAGGAGGTCACGCTGCGCGGCATCAAGAACGACTCGATGGTATGCAGCGAGAAAGAGCTGGGCCTGAGCGACGAGCATGAGGGCATCCTGATCCTGCCCGACGATGCGCCGGTCGGCGCGCCGCTGGCCGATTACCTGGGCGACGCCGTGCTGGAGATCGCCGTTTTGCCCAGCACGGCCCGCGCTGCCTCGATCATCGGCGTCGCGCGGGAAGTGGCTGCGCTCACCGGCCAGACCGTCCGCTACCCGCCGATGGATTTCGTCGCCGACGGCGAGCCGATTGAGCGTGAGCTTCGAATCGAGATTCGAGATTCGAGATTGAATCCGCGCTTCACCGCCGGCATCATCAAAGGCGTCACGATTAGTTCCTCGCCGTTCTGGATGCAGCGGCGCTTGGCGTTGTGTGGCATGCGCCCGATCAACAACATCGTGGACATCTCCAACTACGTCATGCTCGAGTTCGGCCAACCGACGCACGCCTTCGACCTAGACGCGGTGCGGGTTGGGCCGAGCGGCATCCGCACGATCATCACGCGCCTGGCGCAAGCAGGCGAGACGCTCACCACGCTCGACGGACAGGTGCGTGTGCCGCAGCCGACCGACATCTTGGTGTGCGACGAAGTCGGCCCGCTCAGCTTGGCCGGCGTGATGGGCGGCTCAGACAGTGAAGTGAAAGACACTACCCGCAACGTGCTCTTCGAGGTGGCGTCCTGGGACAACATCAGCATTCGCAGGACCGCGCGCCACCACAACTTGCACAGCGAGGCCTCGTATCGCTTCTCGCGCGGCGTGCATCCGGCGCTGGCGATGGTCGCCCAGCGACGTGGGCTGCACCTGCTGCAAAAGCATGCCGGTGGCGTGATCTGCCGAGGCATCCTCGACGCCTATCCATCGCCGGCCCAACCCGTCACCGTGGCGCTGAATCCCGGTCGCGTGAACAGTCTGCTCGGCGTCGAGATACCGGCTGAGGAGATGGTGCGCATTTTGCGCGCACTAGAGTTCACAGTCAAAAATGCCGATCCGAGTCACTCCCCATTCCTGACCGTCATCGCGCCGGATCACCGTCTCGACATCGAGGGCGAGCACGACCTGATCGAGGAGATCGCGCGCATTTACGGCTACGACCGCATTCCGGAGACGCTGATCGCAGATGAGCTGCCGCCCACACGCGGCAACCCCGAACTCGACTTCGAGGAGCGTGTGCGCGACCTACTGGTGGGCGCCGGCCTGCAAGAGATCGTGACCTATCGCCTGACCACGCCCGAACAAGAGGCGCGCACCTATGCGCCGGGCGCGCCTAGCGATAGCCGGCCTTACGTCACGCTGGCCAACCCAATCAACCCAGAGCGCACGGTGATGCGCCACACTCTGGTAAGTGGCGCACTCGAAACGTTGGTGGCGAACCTGCGTCACCACGCGCGCGTAGCATTGTTCGAGATCGGTGCGGTCTTCCTGCCGCGCGGCGATGGTCGTCTGCCCGAAGAGCAGGCGCGCCTGGTGATCGCCATGAGCGGCGCGCGCGTCGAACCTTCCTGGCGCGCCGGCAAGGCCGACGATCTCCCCCACATGGACTTCTACGACCTCAAGGGCGTCGTCGAATCGCTGCTCAATGGGCTGCACCTGGGCGAGGTGAGCTACGAGGCGACCACGCATCCGACCTACTATCCGGGACGGACAGCCGCCGTGCGCGCCTGTGATCCGCAGCAGACGATGTTGGGCCTCTTCGGCGAGTTGCACCCGCGCGTGCGCGAGATGTGGGCGCTGCCCGCCGACCGGCCGGTGCTGATCGCCGATTTCGACCTAGAGGCACTGCGCCGCGCCGTGGCGAAGGACTATGTCGTGCGCGACGTGCCGCGCTTCCCGGCCACGATTGAGGACTTGGCTATCGTGGTGAATGAAGATGTGCCTGCCGCGACGGTTGCACAGGTGATCCGTCAGGCCGGCGGCGCGCTGCTGCGCGATGTGCGCCTGTTCGACGTCTACCGCAGCGAGCAGATCGGCGCCGGCAAGAAGAGCCTGGCCTACTCGCTGACCTATCAGGCCGAAGACCGGACGCTCACCGACAAAGACGTGGAGAAGCTGCGTGCGAAGATCATCCGCGCGGTCGAGGGACAACTGGGTGCCACGGTGCGGCGGTGA
- a CDS encoding sodium/hydrogen exchanger translates to MHDIPLLINIAVALGVAFLGGVLARRIGLPTIVGYLLAGVAIGPFSPAFVGDVETISQLAELGVIFLMFGVGIHFSLRDLWQVRSVALPGAILQMICASMLGFGLTRVWGWSIASGLVLGVAISVASTVVLLRGLMDNGLLNTKHGRVAVGWLVLEDLASVLILVTLPVAAAVGPNTDWQKVVLTLIKAGAFVALTLFVGGRVVPWVLLRVAHTRSRELFILMVLVLALGTALSSSELFGVSLALGAFLAGVIISESPLSHQAGADLLPFREAFAVLFFVSVGMLVNPAYLIANAGYVLALTALIVVGKSAITILLGTILPAPARTSLVVAAGLSQIGEFSFIIGQAGLTLGLLDRDQYSLILAGSLLSITLNPFMYRLIRPLELLLRRWPTFWQRLDKHGPEHPLPRETLSDHVVIVGYGRVGRHIVDVLGSLGVPHLVVDSDATRIAALEQRSIPTLIGDAANSEILTHAHLPRARALVVALPDEAATEMAVMIARRLAPDLPIIARAITPDGVKRLAALGAQDVIHPELEGGLEIVRHTLLQLGFPIREVQRYADAVRREHYDVGAGAERHALRQFMEAAQILEITLFELAEDSPVAGVTLAEADIRGQTGASVVVILRGQQVMPNPKSHTVLLPGDHIGLIGDADQITAAERLITQPARIEARSVT, encoded by the coding sequence ATGCACGACATTCCTCTGCTCATCAACATCGCCGTCGCGCTCGGCGTGGCGTTCCTGGGCGGGGTGCTCGCCCGGCGCATCGGCCTGCCGACCATCGTCGGCTATTTGCTCGCCGGCGTGGCCATCGGCCCGTTCAGCCCGGCGTTCGTCGGCGACGTGGAGACCATCAGCCAGCTCGCCGAGCTGGGGGTGATCTTCCTGATGTTCGGCGTCGGCATCCACTTCTCGCTGCGCGATTTGTGGCAAGTGCGCAGCGTCGCTTTGCCAGGCGCGATCCTGCAGATGATCTGCGCTTCGATGCTGGGATTTGGGCTGACCCGCGTGTGGGGATGGTCAATCGCGTCCGGCCTGGTGCTTGGCGTCGCGATTTCGGTCGCCAGCACGGTAGTGCTGCTGCGCGGGCTGATGGACAACGGCTTGTTGAACACCAAGCATGGTCGGGTGGCTGTGGGCTGGTTGGTGCTGGAAGACCTAGCCAGCGTGCTCATCCTGGTCACGCTGCCGGTGGCTGCGGCCGTCGGGCCGAACACCGACTGGCAGAAAGTCGTTTTGACCTTGATCAAAGCGGGCGCTTTCGTAGCGTTGACCCTGTTCGTCGGCGGACGCGTCGTGCCATGGGTGTTACTGCGCGTCGCGCACACGCGCTCGCGCGAGCTCTTCATCTTGATGGTGCTGGTGCTCGCGCTGGGCACAGCCCTGAGCTCCTCGGAGTTGTTCGGTGTGTCGCTGGCGCTTGGCGCGTTCCTGGCGGGAGTGATCATCAGCGAATCTCCGCTCAGCCATCAGGCCGGCGCCGATCTGCTGCCCTTCCGCGAGGCGTTCGCCGTGCTGTTCTTTGTGTCGGTCGGCATGTTGGTCAATCCGGCCTATCTGATCGCCAACGCCGGATACGTGCTGGCGCTCACCGCGCTCATCGTGGTCGGTAAATCGGCGATCACCATCCTGCTGGGGACGATTCTGCCGGCACCGGCGCGCACGTCGCTGGTGGTCGCCGCCGGCTTGAGCCAGATTGGCGAGTTCTCGTTCATCATCGGTCAGGCCGGTCTAACGCTGGGGCTGCTCGACCGGGATCAATACTCGCTCATCCTGGCCGGATCGCTACTGTCCATCACGCTGAACCCGTTCATGTATCGGCTGATTCGCCCGCTCGAGTTGCTCCTGCGTCGCTGGCCGACGTTCTGGCAACGGCTGGACAAGCACGGCCCAGAACACCCGCTGCCGCGCGAGACGCTGAGCGACCATGTGGTGATCGTCGGCTACGGGCGCGTGGGCCGGCACATTGTGGACGTGCTCGGATCACTCGGTGTCCCGCACCTGGTCGTGGATTCGGATGCGACGCGCATCGCGGCGCTGGAGCAGCGCAGCATCCCAACGCTGATCGGTGATGCCGCTAACTCGGAGATCCTGACGCATGCGCACCTGCCACGCGCTCGGGCGCTGGTCGTCGCGCTCCCGGACGAAGCTGCGACCGAGATGGCAGTGATGATCGCGCGCCGGCTTGCCCCCGACTTACCGATCATCGCGCGAGCGATCACACCGGATGGCGTCAAGCGGTTGGCGGCGCTAGGCGCGCAGGACGTGATTCACCCGGAACTGGAGGGCGGGCTGGAGATCGTCCGCCATACGTTGTTGCAGCTGGGCTTTCCGATTCGCGAGGTGCAGCGATATGCCGATGCGGTGCGGCGCGAGCATTACGACGTGGGCGCCGGCGCGGAGCGACACGCCCTGCGGCAATTCATGGAAGCCGCCCAGATCCTCGAAATCACGCTCTTCGAGCTGGCAGAAGATAGCCCGGTGGCCGGCGTAACGCTGGCCGAGGCGGACATCCGCGGGCAGACGGGCGCGTCCGTAGTCGTCATCCTGCGCGGCCAACAGGTGATGCCCAACCCGAAATCGCACACCGTGTTGCTGCCGGGCGATCACATCGGCCTGATCGGCGACGCGGACCAGATCACTGCTGCCGAGCGGCTCATCACGCAGCCGGCGCGCATCGAGGCGCGCTCGGTCACCTGA
- a CDS encoding peptidase S41 gives MSRVSRLFNHLFIGLGIAMLLMLTACVGSPSFGNLFNRRVTPAVPVDVSPKVAAQLRDFDFAVQSLRDTYLNADALDDQWQTAVDAERLKIAQGNGDEERFIESLQKIIAELNDEEVIVLPPAQSQPQSGSSGAYSGIGVLIDLPREGKDRLLVLAVYPDSPADRAGIKPHDAIIAIEGEPVTFAKRNELIPKLRGETGSKVTVTVRTPGQPPRDVTLTRRPVEPRSPISYKRMPDTNIGYIAPNPTQLDTMRADTANALRDLSADRNVDGVVLDLRIIRGNEFPLEEMLTLFVNGQVGTVQTRGKKEKIEIAGKSIAGSQELPLAVLVSELTSGQAEAFAGLLQDLGRAQIVGTKTSGQIAQFTTATLPSSRLRIQIPTGDYIGVKNNSWRGKGVTPNVLSEAAWEDFTAENDPHIKQAIDVLTAP, from the coding sequence ATGAGCAGGGTGAGTCGTCTCTTCAACCATCTCTTCATCGGATTGGGCATAGCGATGCTGCTTATGTTGACCGCATGCGTAGGCAGCCCCAGTTTCGGCAATCTCTTCAACCGCCGGGTGACGCCGGCCGTGCCGGTGGATGTGTCGCCCAAAGTGGCCGCCCAACTGCGGGACTTCGACTTCGCCGTGCAGAGCCTGCGCGATACTTATCTCAACGCGGATGCGCTCGATGACCAATGGCAGACGGCCGTGGATGCCGAGCGCCTGAAGATCGCGCAGGGCAATGGCGACGAGGAGCGATTCATCGAAAGCCTGCAAAAGATCATCGCGGAATTGAACGACGAGGAGGTGATCGTGCTCCCACCGGCGCAGAGCCAGCCGCAATCCGGCAGCTCAGGGGCCTACTCCGGCATCGGCGTCTTGATTGACCTGCCGCGCGAGGGCAAGGATCGCTTGCTGGTGCTGGCGGTGTATCCCGACTCGCCGGCCGACCGCGCCGGCATCAAACCGCACGATGCCATCATCGCCATCGAGGGCGAGCCGGTCACGTTCGCCAAACGCAACGAGCTGATCCCCAAACTGCGCGGCGAGACGGGCAGCAAGGTCACCGTCACCGTGCGCACGCCCGGCCAGCCCCCACGCGATGTCACCCTGACACGCCGTCCGGTCGAGCCGCGCAGCCCGATCAGCTACAAGCGCATGCCCGATACGAACATCGGCTACATCGCGCCGAACCCGACGCAACTGGACACCATGCGTGCCGACACGGCCAACGCGCTGCGCGATTTGAGCGCCGACCGCAACGTGGACGGCGTGGTGCTCGACCTGCGCATCATCCGCGGCAACGAATTCCCGCTCGAAGAGATGCTCACCCTATTCGTGAACGGTCAGGTGGGCACCGTTCAGACGCGCGGCAAGAAGGAGAAGATCGAGATCGCTGGCAAAAGCATCGCCGGCTCGCAGGAGCTGCCGCTGGCGGTGCTCGTTAGCGAGCTGACCAGTGGGCAGGCCGAGGCGTTCGCCGGATTGCTGCAAGACCTAGGCCGGGCGCAGATCGTCGGAACCAAGACGAGCGGCCAGATCGCGCAGTTCACCACCGCCACGCTCCCCAGCTCGCGCTTGCGCATTCAGATTCCCACCGGCGACTACATCGGCGTAAAGAACAACAGTTGGCGCGGCAAGGGCGTGACGCCGAATGTCTTGTCCGAAGCGGCCTGGGAAGACTTCACCGCTGAAAATGACCCGCACATCAAGCAGGCCATTGACGTTTTGACGGCGCCCTGA